One segment of Sulfobacillus thermosulfidooxidans DSM 9293 DNA contains the following:
- a CDS encoding DivIVA domain-containing protein: MPLTPLDIVNKEFKHGFRGYNEDDVNEFLDEIVRDYEALIRENDELKENTSGMTERLEQYRKLEATLQNTLVIAQQTAEEVKAAARKEAELIVREAEAKAEEIIRNAEARVREAENQLSQLRYETEKFRAQIKSLLEAQLRLVTEGPLLQAAVES, translated from the coding sequence ATGCCACTGACACCTTTAGACATCGTAAATAAAGAGTTTAAACATGGATTTCGTGGATACAATGAAGACGACGTCAACGAATTTCTCGATGAAATTGTTCGCGACTATGAAGCGTTAATCCGAGAAAACGACGAATTGAAGGAAAATACGTCGGGAATGACCGAGCGTCTTGAACAGTATCGTAAATTGGAAGCAACCTTGCAAAACACACTCGTGATTGCGCAGCAGACGGCAGAAGAGGTGAAAGCGGCAGCGCGAAAAGAAGCTGAACTGATTGTGCGAGAAGCAGAAGCCAAAGCGGAAGAGATTATCCGCAATGCCGAAGCACGCGTGCGTGAAGCGGAAAATCAGTTGTCTCAACTTCGCTATGAGACGGAAAAGTTTCGTGCCCAAATTAAAAGTCTGTTAGAGGCTCAGTTGCGGTTGGTCACTGAAGGTCCGTTATTGCAAGCTGCTGTAGAATCGTAA
- a CDS encoding YggT family protein, with protein MSIIFTHLAETVHILQDVFYVVLMIRIVASFFPPRTAGLWDKATYISTQLTEPILAPIRRRVPLVGMLDLSPLIAFFLVDIASYLLVTLFLYLARF; from the coding sequence GTGAGTATAATTTTTACACACTTAGCAGAAACTGTGCATATTCTGCAAGACGTGTTTTATGTCGTGCTGATGATCCGGATTGTTGCCTCTTTTTTTCCTCCCCGGACGGCGGGGCTGTGGGACAAAGCAACGTATATTTCAACGCAGCTAACTGAACCGATTTTAGCCCCGATCCGGCGAAGGGTGCCCTTAGTCGGGATGTTGGATTTATCGCCATTGATTGCGTTTTTTCTGGTGGATATTGCATCCTATCTTTTAGTTACTTTATTTTTATATTTGGCAAGGTTTTAA
- a CDS encoding cell division protein SepF: MKAGIVGKFLNFVGLEEVQEEELDTQQVAAASDWEDEVPQKKRGSLVSLPGTRGFRVVVMHPRTLEDGQAIADQVKGRRPVIVNLDLAEERAGQRLLNFLSGVAYALDGGLRRVGDNIFLVTPNNVEVASEDHDEAPGWTRSLNK, translated from the coding sequence GTGAAGGCAGGTATTGTAGGAAAGTTTCTTAATTTTGTCGGGCTTGAAGAAGTCCAAGAAGAGGAATTAGACACGCAACAAGTAGCGGCCGCTTCGGATTGGGAAGATGAGGTTCCGCAAAAGAAACGGGGGAGTTTAGTTAGCTTGCCGGGAACCCGCGGATTTCGGGTGGTAGTCATGCATCCGAGAACGTTGGAAGATGGCCAGGCTATAGCCGACCAAGTTAAAGGGCGTCGACCCGTTATTGTCAACTTAGACTTGGCGGAAGAGCGTGCTGGTCAGCGGCTTTTGAATTTTCTCTCAGGGGTTGCGTATGCTCTTGATGGAGGATTACGTAGGGTCGGAGACAATATTTTTCTCGTTACCCCCAATAATGTTGAAGTCGCCAGTGAAGATCACGATGAAGCGCCAGGATGGACACGGAGCTTAAATAAGTGA
- a CDS encoding YggS family pyridoxal phosphate-dependent enzyme, producing the protein MYEQITENVQRILEMIHRIRPGETVKLMAVTKTRTREEALIALQAGAHLLGENKVQEALNKFSEKPPAPLHMIGHLQTNKVKYAIDLFDAIDSIDSERIADALNRRLKTPMPVMLEINAGKEPSKTGMFFEDVQHFLAKAEQWKNLRFIGMMALFPAAADKSSDEKKKIRDLMKETGELWRIAQQEGFPWAPLTELSMGMSEDYEWALETGTTMIRLGTAIFGPRPKT; encoded by the coding sequence ATGTATGAGCAAATAACGGAAAATGTGCAACGGATTCTCGAAATGATTCACCGAATACGGCCAGGGGAAACGGTAAAGCTGATGGCCGTGACCAAAACACGGACCCGGGAGGAAGCGTTAATTGCTTTACAAGCCGGGGCTCATTTATTGGGAGAAAATAAAGTGCAAGAAGCCCTCAACAAATTCTCCGAGAAACCTCCCGCTCCGCTCCATATGATTGGACATCTGCAGACGAACAAGGTAAAATATGCCATAGATCTTTTTGACGCCATTGATAGTATTGACAGTGAACGCATTGCTGACGCGTTAAATCGTCGCTTGAAAACGCCAATGCCGGTTATGCTTGAAATTAATGCCGGCAAGGAACCCAGCAAAACCGGGATGTTTTTCGAGGATGTCCAACATTTTTTGGCCAAGGCCGAACAGTGGAAGAATTTGCGTTTCATAGGCATGATGGCACTTTTTCCGGCAGCAGCAGACAAAAGTTCTGACGAAAAGAAAAAAATTCGTGATCTCATGAAGGAAACTGGCGAATTATGGCGAATTGCTCAACAAGAGGGATTTCCTTGGGCACCTCTTACCGAACTATCGATGGGCATGTCTGAGGATTATGAATGGGCCCTAGAGACGGGAACGACAATGATTCGACTCGGAACCGCGATTTTCGGCCCAAGGCCAAAAACCTAA
- the pgeF gene encoding peptidoglycan editing factor PgeF has translation MTRWIRHKSPYLSWQVTEGIQAIFTTRQGGVSFSPFDTLNISFNVGDLPSAVMENRRRVLADIDHDLSQLVMAEQVHHNQVAWVSPHDAGAGAMASRTALPGLDGLLTHSDRVVLGMGFADCVPIFIAVPQDHVVGLLHAGWRGTVRGVQRQAIELLKEEGIDLHQIHIGIGPSIGPCCYEVDERVANEFRAQMGGDAPLVATRVGHYLLDLWEANRQQLVELGIPDANIDISRWCTACHGDQFFSYRRDHGRTGRMGGFICMSK, from the coding sequence ATGACCCGTTGGATCCGTCATAAATCCCCCTACCTCAGTTGGCAGGTCACAGAGGGGATTCAGGCGATATTTACTACACGGCAAGGGGGCGTATCATTTTCTCCATTTGATACGTTAAACATATCTTTTAATGTGGGGGACTTGCCATCAGCTGTGATGGAAAATAGACGCAGGGTTTTGGCAGATATCGATCATGATCTGTCACAACTTGTCATGGCCGAGCAAGTACATCATAACCAGGTCGCATGGGTGTCCCCTCATGATGCCGGGGCCGGTGCCATGGCATCAAGAACAGCTCTTCCGGGATTAGACGGTCTGTTGACTCATAGTGATCGTGTGGTTCTGGGGATGGGATTCGCAGATTGTGTGCCCATTTTCATTGCGGTACCGCAGGATCATGTCGTGGGACTTCTCCATGCGGGATGGCGAGGAACCGTACGCGGGGTGCAGCGTCAAGCAATTGAGCTTCTTAAAGAGGAAGGCATCGATCTTCATCAGATCCACATTGGTATTGGCCCTTCCATTGGTCCATGTTGTTATGAAGTGGATGAACGCGTGGCTAATGAGTTTCGCGCCCAAATGGGAGGAGATGCACCGCTCGTGGCGACACGGGTGGGACATTATTTGCTGGATTTGTGGGAGGCCAATCGGCAGCAGTTAGTAGAATTAGGAATTCCCGACGCCAATATTGATATTTCCCGATGGTGTACGGCTTGTCACGGTGACCAATTTTTTTCCTATCGTCGTGACCATGGTCGCACCGGGCGGATGGGAGGATTTATATGTATGAGCAAATAA
- a CDS encoding YlmC/YmxH family sporulation protein — protein sequence MVKTSELRTKDVINITDGRRLGFVGDLELDLERGHIKAVIILGSSHLLGLFGRERDTVISWEQIRKIGHDVILVEMAPSPEG from the coding sequence ATGGTGAAGACCTCCGAGTTGCGGACCAAAGACGTCATCAATATAACCGACGGGCGCCGTTTAGGCTTTGTCGGTGACTTGGAACTAGATCTTGAGCGCGGACATATCAAGGCCGTAATCATATTAGGTTCCAGTCACTTGTTAGGATTGTTTGGACGTGAACGGGACACCGTGATTTCGTGGGAGCAAATCCGAAAAATTGGTCACGACGTCATCTTGGTGGAAATGGCTCCATCCCCAGAAGGATAA
- the spoIIR gene encoding stage II sporulation protein R, producing the protein MWIKQILLSLFAMSFLWSLAPQPGQGLVSPNRPAKLSQTSISPPPVIRFRVIANSDNPVDQAVKLDVRDHVLAVLDPLLVHAKTRQQAASILASHIKTITRVADDVLRINHVSYQAHVSLTTTEFPTKAYGSWVLPAGKYQALLVILGKGQGHNWWCVLFPSLCFIDMSNAVAIPVSPASGQAGVEEPESSPTVPESVPALPVRIPHPVPASLRGHIRVSWSLPGFVNHLLGWI; encoded by the coding sequence ATGTGGATCAAGCAGATTCTCCTCAGTTTGTTTGCGATGAGTTTTTTGTGGTCTCTTGCTCCTCAGCCAGGTCAGGGTCTAGTATCGCCAAATCGCCCGGCCAAATTGTCGCAAACCTCTATTTCACCGCCCCCCGTTATCAGGTTTCGGGTGATTGCGAATTCGGATAATCCGGTAGATCAAGCGGTAAAACTCGATGTCCGGGACCATGTCTTAGCGGTCTTAGATCCCTTGCTTGTTCACGCGAAGACCCGCCAACAAGCGGCGTCTATTCTAGCATCACATATCAAAACCATTACCCGCGTTGCCGATGACGTTTTGCGAATCAATCACGTGTCGTATCAAGCGCATGTGTCGCTGACCACAACAGAGTTTCCGACGAAAGCCTATGGAAGCTGGGTGTTACCGGCCGGGAAATATCAAGCGCTGCTGGTCATTTTGGGAAAAGGCCAGGGTCATAACTGGTGGTGTGTCTTATTTCCCTCGCTGTGTTTTATTGATATGAGCAATGCCGTGGCGATTCCTGTGTCCCCTGCGTCGGGTCAAGCGGGGGTTGAAGAGCCGGAGTCCTCGCCAACGGTTCCTGAAAGCGTGCCTGCTCTCCCTGTGCGGATTCCTCATCCCGTTCCCGCCTCTTTGCGCGGTCATATACGTGTGAGCTGGTCTTTGCCGGGCTTTGTCAATCATCTCCTCGGCTGGATTTAA
- the sigG gene encoding RNA polymerase sporulation sigma factor SigG, which yields MPLNKVEIPGVNTAKLPVLGNAKMRELFQAMQSGDETARDELINGNLRLVLSVIQRFQNRGEHSDDLFQVGCIGLMKAIDNFDLSQNVKFSTYAVPMIIGEIRRYLRDNNPIRVSRSLRDIAYKALQVRDGLVHRYSKEPTISEIAEELSVPREEVLYALDAIQEPVSLFEPIYHDGGDPIFVMDQISDEKNHDRNWLESLAIREAMRRLTDREKLILTMRFFDGKTQMEVADEIGISQAQVSRLEKAALNHMRKYI from the coding sequence ATGCCATTAAACAAAGTCGAAATCCCTGGTGTCAATACGGCCAAGTTGCCCGTTTTGGGCAATGCAAAAATGCGGGAGTTGTTTCAGGCCATGCAATCAGGCGATGAGACCGCACGGGATGAATTAATTAATGGGAATCTTCGCTTAGTGCTGTCGGTCATCCAGCGTTTTCAAAATCGAGGAGAACATAGTGATGACCTGTTTCAAGTCGGATGTATCGGGCTGATGAAAGCCATTGATAATTTTGATCTCAGCCAAAATGTTAAATTTTCGACCTATGCAGTGCCCATGATTATTGGTGAGATTCGGCGATATTTGCGTGACAACAATCCGATTCGCGTCAGCCGCTCCTTGCGGGACATTGCATATAAAGCCCTTCAGGTCCGTGATGGTTTAGTTCACCGCTATTCCAAAGAACCGACAATTAGTGAAATCGCTGAAGAACTTAGTGTTCCGCGCGAAGAAGTGTTATACGCGCTGGATGCGATTCAAGAACCGGTTTCCTTGTTCGAGCCCATTTATCACGACGGAGGCGATCCAATCTTTGTCATGGATCAAATCAGCGATGAGAAAAATCATGATCGCAACTGGTTAGAAAGTTTGGCCATTCGCGAAGCCATGAGACGTCTCACGGACCGGGAAAAGCTTATTCTCACCATGCGATTTTTTGATGGGAAAACGCAAATGGAAGTCGCCGATGAGATTGGCATAAGTCAGGCTCAAGTGTCCCGACTCGAAAAAGCGGCGTTAAATCATATGAGGAAGTATATCTAA
- the sigE gene encoding RNA polymerase sporulation sigma factor SigE produces MIAEWQSPHGATWIHRIRQFLSAILGWDQSATEIHYVGSSEALPPPLTGDEEANLLSLLGNGEDSVRSVLIERNLRLVVYIARKFENTGIGIEDLVSIGAIGLIKAVNTFNVDKKIKLATYASKCIENEILMYLRRNSRTRSEVSFDEPLNVDWDGNELLLSDVLGTENDIIYKRLEDEVDRTMLKKALSKLNARERRIMELRFGLVDGVERTQKEVADSLGISQSYISRLEKRIIKRLRKEFHRME; encoded by the coding sequence ATGATTGCAGAATGGCAATCGCCGCATGGCGCGACGTGGATTCATCGGATTCGGCAATTTTTATCCGCGATTCTCGGCTGGGACCAATCCGCCACCGAGATTCATTATGTTGGCTCCAGTGAAGCACTGCCCCCGCCCCTTACCGGGGATGAAGAAGCCAACCTTCTCTCATTATTGGGCAACGGTGAAGATAGCGTGCGTTCCGTGTTAATTGAACGCAATTTACGACTCGTCGTCTATATTGCCCGCAAGTTTGAGAACACAGGAATTGGGATTGAGGATTTAGTGTCTATTGGGGCTATCGGGCTCATCAAAGCGGTGAATACCTTTAATGTGGACAAAAAAATCAAACTCGCTACCTACGCATCAAAATGCATCGAGAATGAAATCTTGATGTATCTCCGCCGAAATTCTCGGACTCGTTCGGAAGTGTCTTTTGATGAACCGCTCAATGTCGATTGGGACGGTAATGAATTGCTCCTGTCTGATGTGTTGGGGACAGAAAATGATATTATTTACAAGCGTTTAGAAGATGAAGTGGACCGTACCATGCTTAAAAAAGCTTTAAGCAAGCTTAATGCCCGCGAACGTCGCATTATGGAATTGCGTTTTGGATTGGTTGATGGTGTGGAACGAACCCAAAAAGAAGTGGCCGATTCATTAGGGATTAGCCAATCGTATATTTCTCGCTTAGAAAAGCGCATCATTAAACGCCTGCGCAAGGAATTTCACCGCATGGAATAG
- a CDS encoding sigma-E processing peptidase SpoIIGA, with product MVSAVGTLAISYIMDWSLLRVTIVLLDRRIRLWRLVLGSVLGTLPTLWVLLTQNLYAVPWEIMMIWPAFVVIVAVEKLPWRLWMKAYVIFIAMTILAGGIALVVLTWIPHNFLPSWILVGLTVPVILWLIGRFVPHQRIRQYLGESQLGEVRLVLAEKMLTVRCLWDSGNRMRDPVLRRPVIVLEVSQAIEWLPESVLAWVSSFLAGKHDPVPEDWRGRLGTVRYQSIGGQGILPVVALDLAQGQFQGRWFPLAPVSLALTNANVSADRSYFALVSPDCIVTLNQEGVGA from the coding sequence ATGGTTAGTGCAGTAGGCACACTCGCTATAAGCTACATTATGGATTGGTCGCTGTTACGCGTGACCATTGTGCTGCTTGATCGACGCATCCGCCTTTGGCGTTTGGTTTTAGGTTCCGTGCTGGGAACCTTGCCGACCTTGTGGGTTTTGCTGACACAAAATCTCTATGCCGTACCTTGGGAAATCATGATGATATGGCCGGCCTTCGTTGTGATCGTGGCCGTGGAAAAATTGCCATGGCGTTTGTGGATGAAGGCCTACGTCATTTTTATCGCGATGACAATTCTTGCTGGTGGCATTGCGCTAGTGGTTCTCACATGGATTCCGCACAATTTTCTTCCCTCGTGGATACTTGTTGGACTGACGGTTCCCGTTATTCTGTGGCTGATTGGTCGCTTTGTACCGCATCAGCGAATTCGGCAGTACTTAGGTGAATCTCAACTTGGTGAGGTCCGTCTCGTTCTTGCAGAAAAGATGCTTACGGTACGGTGCTTGTGGGATTCAGGTAATCGGATGCGTGATCCGGTCTTGCGCCGACCTGTGATTGTCCTGGAAGTCAGCCAAGCCATCGAATGGCTGCCGGAGAGTGTGTTGGCATGGGTCTCATCGTTTTTGGCGGGGAAGCATGACCCGGTCCCGGAAGACTGGCGAGGACGATTAGGCACCGTTCGGTATCAATCCATCGGTGGTCAAGGCATTTTGCCTGTCGTTGCTCTGGATTTGGCGCAGGGGCAATTTCAGGGACGATGGTTTCCTTTAGCTCCCGTTTCGTTAGCTCTAACGAATGCTAATGTTTCCGCCGACCGTTCTTATTTTGCTCTGGTTTCTCCCGACTGCATTGTGACATTAAATCAAGAAGGGGTGGGTGCATGA